The DNA region TCAACTGTCCCATCGCGGACGGCAAGGTCACCGACAACACCCGGATCCGCGCCGCGCTGCCCACCATCAAGTTTCTCAGAGAGCGGGGCGCGCGGGTGATCCTTCTCTCCCATCTCGGCCGCCCCAAGGACGGCCCGGATCCCAAGTATTCGCTGCAGCCGGTGGTGCGCGAGCTGGAGCGGCTGCTCGGCGCTCCGGTGACCTTCCTTCCCGATCCCACGTCCGACGCCGCAGTCACCACCACCAAGCGGCTCACCCGCGGCGCCGTGGCAGTGGCGGAGAACAGCCGGTTCTACCCGGGCGAGGAGCGGAACGACCCCGACCTGGCCCAGCGCTTCGCCGCCCTGGGCGACTTCTATGTCGACGACGCGTTCGGCTCGGCCCACCGGGCGCACGCCAGCACCGAGGCGGTGGCCCGGATTCTCAAGCCCGCAGTGTCCGGCTTCCTGATGCAGCAGGAGCTGCGCTATCTCGGAGACGCGCTCAACCAGCCGAAGCGGCCGTTCGTGGCCGTGCTGGGCGGCGCCAAGATCAGCGGGAAGATCGATCTGGTCGAGGCGCTCCTGCCCAAGGTCGACGAGATCCTGCTGGGCGGCGCGATGGCGTGCACCTTCTTCAAGGCGATGGGACTGGAGACCGGCACCTCGCTGGTGGAGACCGACCGGCTGGACCTGGCAAGGCGGCTGATGGACAAGGCGGGGAAGAAGCTGGTGCTGCCGGCCGGAGCGGTCATCGCCCAGGGCCTCACGGCCGGCGCGGAAACTCGGACGGTGCCCCGCGACCAGATCCCGCCCGGCTGGGCCGTGTACGACATCGATCCCGAGACCGAGGCCGACTTCGCCCGGCGCATTCTTGGCGCCGGCACCGTCGTGTGGAATGGCCCGATGGGAGTCTTCGAGACGCCGCCGTTCGACCACGGCACGCTGGCGGTGGCGCAAGCTCTGGCGGAGGCCACGGGGCGGGGTGCGGTGACGGTGGTGGGCGGCGGAGATTCCGCGGCCGCGGTGGCCCAGGCAGGGCTCGCCGACCGGATCAGCCACGTGTCGACCGGCGGCGGAGCGTCGCTCGAATTCCTGGAGGGGAAGGAGCTCCCGGGCGTCGCAGTGCTGGATGAGGTCTGATCCGATGGTCCGACGCCTCATCTACGCCGCCAACTGGAAGATGAACCACGGCCCCGAGGAGGCACGTGCCTTCGCGGAGCGGTTTCTCCAGTTGACCTCGCCGGTGGAGGGCCGGGAGCTCTGGTTCTTCCCGCCGTCGGTGGCGATCAGGGTGGTGGCGGACGCA from Gemmatimonadales bacterium includes:
- a CDS encoding phosphoglycerate kinase, with the translated sequence MKRTLESLGAAVEGRRALVRVDFNCPIADGKVTDNTRIRAALPTIKFLRERGARVILLSHLGRPKDGPDPKYSLQPVVRELERLLGAPVTFLPDPTSDAAVTTTKRLTRGAVAVAENSRFYPGEERNDPDLAQRFAALGDFYVDDAFGSAHRAHASTEAVARILKPAVSGFLMQQELRYLGDALNQPKRPFVAVLGGAKISGKIDLVEALLPKVDEILLGGAMACTFFKAMGLETGTSLVETDRLDLARRLMDKAGKKLVLPAGAVIAQGLTAGAETRTVPRDQIPPGWAVYDIDPETEADFARRILGAGTVVWNGPMGVFETPPFDHGTLAVAQALAEATGRGAVTVVGGGDSAAAVAQAGLADRISHVSTGGGASLEFLEGKELPGVAVLDEV